A genomic region of Capra hircus breed San Clemente chromosome 21, ASM170441v1, whole genome shotgun sequence contains the following coding sequences:
- the KLHL25 gene encoding kelch-like protein 25 isoform X2 codes for MTSRLSMSVSVHETRKSRSSTGSMNITLFHKASHPDCVLAHLNTLRKHRMFTDVTLWAGDRAFPCHRAVLAASSRYFEAMFSHGLRESHDDTVNFQDNLHPEVLELLLDFAYSSRIVINEENAESLLEAGDMLQFHDVRDAAAEFLEKNLFPSNCLGMMLLSDAHQCRRLYEFSWRMCLVHFEAVRQSDDFNSLSKDTLLDLVSSDELEAEDERVVFEAVLQWVRHDLEQRKAHLPELLRGVRLALLPSDCLKEAASGDALLMADERTRLLVDEALRCKARILQNDGVVTSPCARPRRAGHTLLILGGQTFMCDKIYQVDHKAKEIIPKADLPSPRKEFSASAIGCKVYVTGGRGSENGVSKDVWVYNTVHEEWSKAAPMLIARFGHGSAELENCLYVVGGHTSLAGVFPASPSVSLKQVEKYDPGANKWTMVAPLRDGVSNAAVVSAKLKLFVFGGTSIHRDMVSKVQCYDPSENRWSIKAECPQPWRYTAAAVLGSQIFIMGGDTEFTAASAYRFDCESNQWTRIGDMTAKRMSCHALASGNKLYVVGGYFGTQRCKTLDCYDPTSDTWNCVTTVPYSLIPTAFVSTWKHLPA; via the coding sequence GTCGGCTCAGCATGTCGGTCAGCGTCCACGAGACCCGCAAGTCGCGGAGCAGCACGGGCTCCATGAACATCACGCTGTTCCACAAGGCCTCACACCCCGACTGCGTGCTGGCGCACCTCAACACGCTGCGCAAGCACCGCATGTTCACCGACGTGACGCTCTGGGCCGGCGACCGCGCCTTCCCCTGCCACCGCGCCGTGCTGGCCGCCTCCAGCCGCTACTTCGAGGCCATGTTCAGCCACGGCCTGCGGGAGAGCCACGACGACACGGTCAACTTCCAGGACAACCTGCACCCCGAGGTGCTGGAGCTGCTGCTGGACTTTGCCTACTCTTCGCGCATCGTCATCAACGAGGAGAACGCCGAGTCGCTGCTGGAGGCGGGCGACATGCTGCAGTTCCACGACGTGCGGGACGCGGCCGCCGAGTTCCTGGAGAAGAACCTGTTCCCATCCAACTGCCTGGGCATGATGCTGCTCTCCGACGCCCACCAGTGCCGCCGGCTCTACGAGTTCTCCTGGCGCATGTGCCTGGTGCACTTCGAGGCCGTGCGCCAGAGCGACGACTTCAACAGCCTCTCCAAGGACACCCTGCTGGACCTCGTCTCCAGCGACGAGCTGGAGGCGGAGGACGAGCGCGTGGTCTTCGAGGCCGTGCTGCAGTGGGTCCGGCACGACCTGGAGCAGCGCAAGGCCCACCTGCCCGAGCTCCTCCGCGGCGTGCGGCTGGCCCTGCTGCCCTCCGACTGCCTGAAGGAGGCCGCGTCCGGCGACGCCCTGCTCATGGCGGATGAGCGCACGCGGCTGCTGGTGGACGAGGCGCTGCGCTGCAAGGCCCGGATCCTGCAGAACGACGGCGTGGTCACCAGCCCCTGCGCCCGGCCGCGCCGGGCCGGCCACACGCTGCTCATCCTCGGGGGCCAGACCTTCATGTGCGACAAGATCTACCAGGTGGACCACAAGGCCAAGGAGATCATCCCGAAGGCggacctgcccagcccccgcAAGGAATTCAGCGCCTCGGCCATCGGCTGCAAGGTGTACGTCACCGGGGGCCGCGGCTCCGAGAACGGGGTCTCCAAGGACGTGTGGGTGTACAACACCGTCCACGAGGAGTGGTCCAAGGCAGCGCCCATGCTGATCGCCCGTTTTGGCCACGGCTCCGCCGAGCTGGAGAACTGCCTCTACGTGGTCGGGGGCCACACGTCGCTGGCCGGCGTCTTCCCGGCCTCGCCGTCGGTCTCGCTGAAGCAGGTGGAGAAGTATGACCCCGGGGCGAACAAGTGGACCATGGTGGCCCCGCTGAGGGACGGCGTCAGCAACGCCGCGGTGGTGAGCGCCAAGCTGAAGCTCTTCGTGTTCGGTGGCACCAGCATCCACCGGGACATGGTGTCCAAGGTCCAGTGCTACGACCCGTCGGAGAACCGGTGGAGCATCAAGGCCGAGTGCCCGCAGCCCTGGCGGTACACCGCGGCCGCCGTGCTGGGCAGCCAGATCTTCATCATGGGCGGCGACACGGAGTTCACGGCCGCCTCGGCCTACCGCTTCGACTGCGAGAGCAACCAGTGGACGCGGATCGGGGACATGACCGCCAAGCGCATGTCCTGCCACGCGCTGGCGTCGGGCAACAAGCTCTACGTGGTGGGGGGCTACTTCGGCACCCAGCGGTGTAAGACCCTGGACTGCTACGACCCCACGTCGGACACGTGGAATTGCGTCACCACCGTGCCCTACTCGCTCATCCCCACGGCCTTCGTCAGCACCTGGAAGCACCTGCCCGCCTGA
- the KLHL25 gene encoding kelch-like protein 25 isoform X1: protein MTTGRLSMSVSVHETRKSRSSTGSMNITLFHKASHPDCVLAHLNTLRKHRMFTDVTLWAGDRAFPCHRAVLAASSRYFEAMFSHGLRESHDDTVNFQDNLHPEVLELLLDFAYSSRIVINEENAESLLEAGDMLQFHDVRDAAAEFLEKNLFPSNCLGMMLLSDAHQCRRLYEFSWRMCLVHFEAVRQSDDFNSLSKDTLLDLVSSDELEAEDERVVFEAVLQWVRHDLEQRKAHLPELLRGVRLALLPSDCLKEAASGDALLMADERTRLLVDEALRCKARILQNDGVVTSPCARPRRAGHTLLILGGQTFMCDKIYQVDHKAKEIIPKADLPSPRKEFSASAIGCKVYVTGGRGSENGVSKDVWVYNTVHEEWSKAAPMLIARFGHGSAELENCLYVVGGHTSLAGVFPASPSVSLKQVEKYDPGANKWTMVAPLRDGVSNAAVVSAKLKLFVFGGTSIHRDMVSKVQCYDPSENRWSIKAECPQPWRYTAAAVLGSQIFIMGGDTEFTAASAYRFDCESNQWTRIGDMTAKRMSCHALASGNKLYVVGGYFGTQRCKTLDCYDPTSDTWNCVTTVPYSLIPTAFVSTWKHLPA from the coding sequence CAGGTCGGCTCAGCATGTCGGTCAGCGTCCACGAGACCCGCAAGTCGCGGAGCAGCACGGGCTCCATGAACATCACGCTGTTCCACAAGGCCTCACACCCCGACTGCGTGCTGGCGCACCTCAACACGCTGCGCAAGCACCGCATGTTCACCGACGTGACGCTCTGGGCCGGCGACCGCGCCTTCCCCTGCCACCGCGCCGTGCTGGCCGCCTCCAGCCGCTACTTCGAGGCCATGTTCAGCCACGGCCTGCGGGAGAGCCACGACGACACGGTCAACTTCCAGGACAACCTGCACCCCGAGGTGCTGGAGCTGCTGCTGGACTTTGCCTACTCTTCGCGCATCGTCATCAACGAGGAGAACGCCGAGTCGCTGCTGGAGGCGGGCGACATGCTGCAGTTCCACGACGTGCGGGACGCGGCCGCCGAGTTCCTGGAGAAGAACCTGTTCCCATCCAACTGCCTGGGCATGATGCTGCTCTCCGACGCCCACCAGTGCCGCCGGCTCTACGAGTTCTCCTGGCGCATGTGCCTGGTGCACTTCGAGGCCGTGCGCCAGAGCGACGACTTCAACAGCCTCTCCAAGGACACCCTGCTGGACCTCGTCTCCAGCGACGAGCTGGAGGCGGAGGACGAGCGCGTGGTCTTCGAGGCCGTGCTGCAGTGGGTCCGGCACGACCTGGAGCAGCGCAAGGCCCACCTGCCCGAGCTCCTCCGCGGCGTGCGGCTGGCCCTGCTGCCCTCCGACTGCCTGAAGGAGGCCGCGTCCGGCGACGCCCTGCTCATGGCGGATGAGCGCACGCGGCTGCTGGTGGACGAGGCGCTGCGCTGCAAGGCCCGGATCCTGCAGAACGACGGCGTGGTCACCAGCCCCTGCGCCCGGCCGCGCCGGGCCGGCCACACGCTGCTCATCCTCGGGGGCCAGACCTTCATGTGCGACAAGATCTACCAGGTGGACCACAAGGCCAAGGAGATCATCCCGAAGGCggacctgcccagcccccgcAAGGAATTCAGCGCCTCGGCCATCGGCTGCAAGGTGTACGTCACCGGGGGCCGCGGCTCCGAGAACGGGGTCTCCAAGGACGTGTGGGTGTACAACACCGTCCACGAGGAGTGGTCCAAGGCAGCGCCCATGCTGATCGCCCGTTTTGGCCACGGCTCCGCCGAGCTGGAGAACTGCCTCTACGTGGTCGGGGGCCACACGTCGCTGGCCGGCGTCTTCCCGGCCTCGCCGTCGGTCTCGCTGAAGCAGGTGGAGAAGTATGACCCCGGGGCGAACAAGTGGACCATGGTGGCCCCGCTGAGGGACGGCGTCAGCAACGCCGCGGTGGTGAGCGCCAAGCTGAAGCTCTTCGTGTTCGGTGGCACCAGCATCCACCGGGACATGGTGTCCAAGGTCCAGTGCTACGACCCGTCGGAGAACCGGTGGAGCATCAAGGCCGAGTGCCCGCAGCCCTGGCGGTACACCGCGGCCGCCGTGCTGGGCAGCCAGATCTTCATCATGGGCGGCGACACGGAGTTCACGGCCGCCTCGGCCTACCGCTTCGACTGCGAGAGCAACCAGTGGACGCGGATCGGGGACATGACCGCCAAGCGCATGTCCTGCCACGCGCTGGCGTCGGGCAACAAGCTCTACGTGGTGGGGGGCTACTTCGGCACCCAGCGGTGTAAGACCCTGGACTGCTACGACCCCACGTCGGACACGTGGAATTGCGTCACCACCGTGCCCTACTCGCTCATCCCCACGGCCTTCGTCAGCACCTGGAAGCACCTGCCCGCCTGA
- the KLHL25 gene encoding kelch-like protein 25 isoform X3, translating into MSVSVHETRKSRSSTGSMNITLFHKASHPDCVLAHLNTLRKHRMFTDVTLWAGDRAFPCHRAVLAASSRYFEAMFSHGLRESHDDTVNFQDNLHPEVLELLLDFAYSSRIVINEENAESLLEAGDMLQFHDVRDAAAEFLEKNLFPSNCLGMMLLSDAHQCRRLYEFSWRMCLVHFEAVRQSDDFNSLSKDTLLDLVSSDELEAEDERVVFEAVLQWVRHDLEQRKAHLPELLRGVRLALLPSDCLKEAASGDALLMADERTRLLVDEALRCKARILQNDGVVTSPCARPRRAGHTLLILGGQTFMCDKIYQVDHKAKEIIPKADLPSPRKEFSASAIGCKVYVTGGRGSENGVSKDVWVYNTVHEEWSKAAPMLIARFGHGSAELENCLYVVGGHTSLAGVFPASPSVSLKQVEKYDPGANKWTMVAPLRDGVSNAAVVSAKLKLFVFGGTSIHRDMVSKVQCYDPSENRWSIKAECPQPWRYTAAAVLGSQIFIMGGDTEFTAASAYRFDCESNQWTRIGDMTAKRMSCHALASGNKLYVVGGYFGTQRCKTLDCYDPTSDTWNCVTTVPYSLIPTAFVSTWKHLPA; encoded by the coding sequence ATGTCGGTCAGCGTCCACGAGACCCGCAAGTCGCGGAGCAGCACGGGCTCCATGAACATCACGCTGTTCCACAAGGCCTCACACCCCGACTGCGTGCTGGCGCACCTCAACACGCTGCGCAAGCACCGCATGTTCACCGACGTGACGCTCTGGGCCGGCGACCGCGCCTTCCCCTGCCACCGCGCCGTGCTGGCCGCCTCCAGCCGCTACTTCGAGGCCATGTTCAGCCACGGCCTGCGGGAGAGCCACGACGACACGGTCAACTTCCAGGACAACCTGCACCCCGAGGTGCTGGAGCTGCTGCTGGACTTTGCCTACTCTTCGCGCATCGTCATCAACGAGGAGAACGCCGAGTCGCTGCTGGAGGCGGGCGACATGCTGCAGTTCCACGACGTGCGGGACGCGGCCGCCGAGTTCCTGGAGAAGAACCTGTTCCCATCCAACTGCCTGGGCATGATGCTGCTCTCCGACGCCCACCAGTGCCGCCGGCTCTACGAGTTCTCCTGGCGCATGTGCCTGGTGCACTTCGAGGCCGTGCGCCAGAGCGACGACTTCAACAGCCTCTCCAAGGACACCCTGCTGGACCTCGTCTCCAGCGACGAGCTGGAGGCGGAGGACGAGCGCGTGGTCTTCGAGGCCGTGCTGCAGTGGGTCCGGCACGACCTGGAGCAGCGCAAGGCCCACCTGCCCGAGCTCCTCCGCGGCGTGCGGCTGGCCCTGCTGCCCTCCGACTGCCTGAAGGAGGCCGCGTCCGGCGACGCCCTGCTCATGGCGGATGAGCGCACGCGGCTGCTGGTGGACGAGGCGCTGCGCTGCAAGGCCCGGATCCTGCAGAACGACGGCGTGGTCACCAGCCCCTGCGCCCGGCCGCGCCGGGCCGGCCACACGCTGCTCATCCTCGGGGGCCAGACCTTCATGTGCGACAAGATCTACCAGGTGGACCACAAGGCCAAGGAGATCATCCCGAAGGCggacctgcccagcccccgcAAGGAATTCAGCGCCTCGGCCATCGGCTGCAAGGTGTACGTCACCGGGGGCCGCGGCTCCGAGAACGGGGTCTCCAAGGACGTGTGGGTGTACAACACCGTCCACGAGGAGTGGTCCAAGGCAGCGCCCATGCTGATCGCCCGTTTTGGCCACGGCTCCGCCGAGCTGGAGAACTGCCTCTACGTGGTCGGGGGCCACACGTCGCTGGCCGGCGTCTTCCCGGCCTCGCCGTCGGTCTCGCTGAAGCAGGTGGAGAAGTATGACCCCGGGGCGAACAAGTGGACCATGGTGGCCCCGCTGAGGGACGGCGTCAGCAACGCCGCGGTGGTGAGCGCCAAGCTGAAGCTCTTCGTGTTCGGTGGCACCAGCATCCACCGGGACATGGTGTCCAAGGTCCAGTGCTACGACCCGTCGGAGAACCGGTGGAGCATCAAGGCCGAGTGCCCGCAGCCCTGGCGGTACACCGCGGCCGCCGTGCTGGGCAGCCAGATCTTCATCATGGGCGGCGACACGGAGTTCACGGCCGCCTCGGCCTACCGCTTCGACTGCGAGAGCAACCAGTGGACGCGGATCGGGGACATGACCGCCAAGCGCATGTCCTGCCACGCGCTGGCGTCGGGCAACAAGCTCTACGTGGTGGGGGGCTACTTCGGCACCCAGCGGTGTAAGACCCTGGACTGCTACGACCCCACGTCGGACACGTGGAATTGCGTCACCACCGTGCCCTACTCGCTCATCCCCACGGCCTTCGTCAGCACCTGGAAGCACCTGCCCGCCTGA